One segment of Pseudobacteriovorax antillogorgiicola DNA contains the following:
- a CDS encoding alpha/beta hydrolase translates to MKKGLLMQEVITSCSFAPVFPYDPKQSRKSPQMPVSPEGFPDLPADWINEFEVFKGSDNKTQLFGNLFRPKKWRGDQAHKALVVLHGQGEHGGRYLHFPHYLKDQVSSVYALDHRGHGHSQGRRGHVDHFDQYAEDAELAINRFYEYLLERFGKAEIHLLGHSMGGQIAIRTMIKYADLPIASATVSSPMFDLAFEVPKIKEIAGRIMNRIAPAVSLPGEPLADLVSRDPRVCRHYRQDPLNHGFVSSAFYYSYLECRDDSYHKADTIHYPLMVQVAGEDKIIKPKSIESFYDRLKPGNMLHKYNDMYHEIYNEPDRDKAFAHLQQWISSHSKS, encoded by the coding sequence ATGAAAAAGGGATTGCTCATGCAAGAAGTTATCACTAGCTGCTCCTTCGCTCCTGTGTTCCCATATGACCCGAAGCAAAGCCGCAAAAGTCCCCAGATGCCAGTTAGCCCCGAAGGGTTTCCCGATCTTCCTGCTGATTGGATCAATGAGTTTGAAGTATTCAAAGGTTCTGACAACAAAACTCAACTCTTTGGAAACTTGTTTCGACCCAAAAAATGGCGGGGTGACCAGGCTCACAAGGCTCTTGTGGTACTTCATGGTCAGGGAGAGCATGGGGGCCGCTACCTGCATTTTCCCCATTATCTTAAAGATCAGGTATCCAGTGTCTATGCTTTAGATCATCGGGGTCACGGCCACTCCCAGGGCAGAAGGGGTCATGTGGATCATTTCGATCAGTATGCCGAGGATGCTGAACTGGCAATCAATCGCTTCTATGAGTACCTTCTGGAGAGATTTGGCAAAGCTGAGATTCACCTGCTAGGTCATTCTATGGGGGGCCAGATCGCAATTCGCACCATGATCAAATACGCCGATCTTCCCATCGCCTCGGCAACAGTGAGTTCTCCTATGTTCGACCTTGCGTTCGAAGTACCCAAAATCAAAGAAATCGCTGGCCGCATCATGAATCGCATTGCTCCCGCTGTGTCATTGCCAGGAGAACCTTTGGCTGACCTAGTATCTCGTGATCCACGAGTATGCCGCCACTACCGACAAGACCCCTTGAATCATGGCTTTGTGTCTTCAGCCTTTTACTATAGCTACCTTGAGTGTCGGGATGATAGCTACCACAAGGCTGATACCATTCATTATCCATTGATGGTGCAAGTCGCTGGAGAAGACAAAATCATCAAGCCTAAGTCCATTGAAAGTTTCTATGACCGACTCAAGCCTGGAAACATGCTGCACAAGTATAACGACATGTATCACGAGATCTACAACGAACCAGATCGCGACAAGGCCTTTGCTCACCTTCAGCAATGGATCTCAAGCCACTCAAAATCCTAA
- the rpsU gene encoding 30S ribosomal protein S21 — translation MPGIIVREGQPIELVLKLMKKQVEKAGTMRELKDRKHYEKPSVKKKRKSAMAQKRLRKQMRKLGN, via the coding sequence ATGCCAGGGATCATCGTAAGAGAAGGCCAACCAATCGAACTCGTTCTAAAACTCATGAAGAAGCAAGTTGAAAAAGCTGGCACTATGAGAGAACTCAAAGATCGCAAGCACTATGAAAAGCCTTCTGTGAAGAAGAAGAGAAAAAGTGCTATGGCTCAGAAGCGTTTGCGCAAGCAAATGAGAAAGTTGGGCAACTAA
- the upp gene encoding uracil phosphoribosyltransferase, translating into MNDNCRVIEHPVIQHKLGYLRDSDTESAEFRNIMKELGRLLAYEATRDLDLREDRVHTPLMETAVRRIAKPPVVVSVMRAGNGMMDGILSALPFASAGHIGIYRDKFINNTVEYYFKIPKDSKSRQILLVDPLVATADTMISCIDRLKQYEVGEITIVTILISPEGLKRIHHFHPEVKVVTASVEEGLNDQGYLLPGIGDAGDRLYHTR; encoded by the coding sequence ATGAATGACAATTGCCGGGTCATTGAACACCCAGTAATTCAACACAAGCTAGGCTATTTAAGAGACAGCGATACCGAGTCAGCCGAATTTCGAAATATCATGAAAGAATTAGGGCGATTGCTAGCCTATGAAGCGACCCGCGACTTGGATTTGCGAGAGGATCGCGTACATACGCCGCTGATGGAAACAGCAGTTCGGCGGATCGCAAAACCACCAGTAGTGGTGTCGGTGATGCGAGCAGGCAATGGCATGATGGATGGAATTCTGTCGGCGCTCCCATTTGCCAGCGCTGGACATATAGGTATTTATCGTGATAAGTTCATCAACAACACGGTGGAATACTATTTCAAAATTCCCAAAGACTCAAAGTCTCGACAGATTTTATTAGTAGATCCTCTCGTGGCAACAGCCGATACGATGATATCGTGTATCGATCGACTGAAGCAGTATGAAGTCGGTGAGATCACCATTGTCACGATTCTCATATCCCCTGAAGGACTTAAGCGCATTCACCACTTCCACCCCGAAGTCAAGGTGGTCACTGCTAGTGTTGAAGAGGGGCTGAACGATCAGGGCTACCTCTTGCCAGGTATTGGTGACGCAGGAGATCGGCTCTATCATACTAGATAG
- a CDS encoding URC4/urg3 family protein, protein MTNESSIDYLLSPEAIRQSCGKIYAASSKGLTHFEIREDQLPSLANEVIAVCRENYPDLQVPFHARARHFKVGNIDRMADFLSSLTRTDPAERCRKLIDLVVVSVLLDAGAGNTWTYYEDDVEATWSRSEGLAVASYHMFRQGLFSMRYQPEVSAEALMKLPLDSLAHGFQVSPKNPLTGLEGRLQLLNNLGQTLTTKQNFFPGSRPGGLLDFIQSAYGQSIEAKDLLKTVLLAFGEIWPGRYNYQGQALGDAWPHPLLAEQTFESERFVVFHKLSQWLTYSLVEPLESAGIKVENIADLTGLAEYRNGGLFLDGGVIALKDPGLAEEKHKIDSPLIVEWRALTVCLLDRLAEIIREKLDMDATQLPLVKVLEGGTWWTGRKLANQARPGGVPPLQLISDGTIF, encoded by the coding sequence ATGACTAATGAGAGCAGCATCGACTATCTGCTATCACCCGAAGCTATCCGGCAGAGCTGCGGTAAAATTTATGCTGCTTCCAGCAAGGGACTAACTCATTTCGAAATTCGTGAGGACCAGCTTCCTTCACTCGCTAACGAAGTGATTGCTGTCTGCCGAGAGAACTACCCTGATCTCCAAGTTCCCTTTCACGCTAGGGCTCGTCATTTCAAAGTGGGAAACATTGATCGGATGGCTGACTTTCTATCATCCCTTACACGAACTGATCCTGCTGAACGGTGCCGAAAACTGATCGACTTGGTCGTCGTATCAGTTCTTCTGGATGCCGGTGCCGGCAATACTTGGACGTACTATGAGGATGACGTTGAAGCTACCTGGTCTCGATCGGAGGGGCTTGCGGTCGCCAGCTATCATATGTTTCGCCAGGGCTTATTCTCCATGCGCTACCAGCCAGAGGTTTCAGCTGAGGCCTTGATGAAACTCCCCCTGGACTCACTAGCTCATGGTTTCCAGGTGTCGCCCAAAAACCCACTCACAGGCTTGGAGGGGCGCCTCCAACTGCTAAATAACTTAGGTCAGACCCTGACGACAAAGCAGAACTTTTTCCCCGGCTCGCGCCCTGGAGGACTTCTGGACTTTATTCAGTCTGCCTACGGTCAAAGTATTGAAGCCAAAGACTTGCTCAAAACAGTTTTACTCGCTTTTGGAGAGATTTGGCCTGGTCGCTATAACTACCAGGGTCAAGCATTGGGAGATGCCTGGCCCCACCCGCTACTAGCTGAGCAAACCTTTGAAAGCGAGCGCTTCGTAGTTTTCCACAAGCTCTCTCAATGGCTCACATACTCACTTGTTGAGCCCTTGGAAAGTGCTGGTATCAAAGTTGAAAACATCGCCGACCTTACGGGTCTTGCAGAGTATCGCAACGGAGGGCTGTTTTTAGATGGCGGGGTGATCGCATTGAAAGACCCCGGCCTCGCTGAAGAAAAGCATAAAATCGACTCACCGCTGATTGTCGAGTGGCGAGCCTTAACTGTTTGCCTCCTCGACAGATTAGCTGAAATTATCCGAGAAAAATTGGATATGGACGCTACCCAGCTGCCGTTGGTGAAAGTTTTGGAAGGAGGCACTTGGTGGACAGGCCGTAAGCTTGCCAACCAAGCCCGTCCTGGGGGTGTCCCACCCTTGCAGTTGATCAGCGATGGAACTATTTTCTAG
- a CDS encoding GTP cyclohydrolase II: protein MKRPEHVILTSHSNHVYRETTPIHWGAKTAKERGPIIATHSEHRNAIGTHAGSYTVYRALSVASGQFPRNHRPDLANTTATVELGPYDSWFDNNIVSLDPWGARITESYDDLLKQNYNIQPSIAVTSAHLQIPEISKSIEEGKIKVDGKVVVQKNDIKVTKAAIEPVWYLPGIAKRLELEEGVLRKILFQETGGMFPELVTRPDLKVLLPPIGSTTAYIFGNPEDLANPEVELTCRVHDECNGSDVFGSDICTCRPYLMHGIEEAVKTAQKGGVGLIVYFRKEGRALGEVTKYLVYNARKRQEGGDSASTYFYRTECVAGVQDARFQELMPDALLWLGIKKIHNLMSMSDMKYNAITRSGIEVVNRVDIPQHLVPLDAQVEIEAKKAAGYYTSGDVKDGETLDNVKGRNLHD from the coding sequence ATGAAACGACCAGAGCATGTGATTCTGACGAGTCACTCGAACCATGTTTACCGCGAAACCACTCCCATCCATTGGGGAGCAAAGACGGCCAAGGAGCGAGGCCCCATTATCGCAACCCATAGCGAGCATCGCAATGCTATTGGAACCCACGCCGGTAGCTACACCGTATATCGCGCCCTGTCGGTAGCATCCGGGCAGTTCCCTCGCAATCATCGCCCCGACCTAGCCAACACCACGGCCACTGTAGAGCTTGGGCCCTATGATTCCTGGTTTGACAATAATATTGTCTCCCTTGACCCTTGGGGTGCTCGCATCACCGAGTCGTACGACGATCTTCTCAAGCAAAACTATAACATCCAGCCGTCTATCGCGGTGACATCCGCTCACCTTCAAATCCCAGAAATTTCAAAATCCATTGAAGAGGGAAAGATCAAGGTTGATGGCAAGGTTGTGGTTCAAAAAAATGATATCAAGGTCACCAAAGCAGCTATCGAGCCTGTCTGGTACTTACCGGGCATTGCCAAACGGCTTGAATTAGAAGAGGGCGTGCTGCGAAAAATTCTCTTCCAAGAAACTGGAGGCATGTTCCCCGAGTTGGTTACCAGACCAGACCTCAAAGTCTTGCTCCCACCCATTGGCAGCACCACAGCCTATATTTTCGGTAACCCTGAAGACTTGGCAAACCCCGAAGTGGAACTGACTTGTCGGGTTCATGATGAGTGCAACGGTTCCGACGTGTTCGGATCGGACATATGCACCTGTCGCCCATACCTGATGCATGGGATTGAAGAAGCCGTAAAAACAGCTCAGAAAGGTGGCGTTGGCCTCATTGTTTATTTCCGTAAAGAAGGCCGCGCCCTGGGAGAAGTCACCAAGTACCTGGTCTACAATGCAAGAAAACGGCAGGAAGGGGGTGATTCCGCATCCACCTACTTCTACCGCACAGAATGCGTGGCTGGAGTTCAGGATGCTCGCTTTCAGGAGCTGATGCCCGATGCCTTGCTATGGCTAGGCATTAAGAAGATTCACAACCTGATGAGTATGAGCGATATGAAATATAATGCCATCACCCGCTCTGGTATCGAGGTTGTCAACCGGGTCGATATCCCGCAGCACTTAGTTCCTCTCGATGCCCAGGTAGAAATTGAAGCCAAGAAAGCAGCAGGCTACTACACATCAGGAGATGTGAAGGATGGTGAGACATTAGACAATGTGAAAGGAAGGAACCTCCATGACTAA